In Serratia marcescens subsp. marcescens ATCC 13880, a single genomic region encodes these proteins:
- the htpG gene encoding molecular chaperone HtpG, giving the protein MKGQETRGFQSEVKQLLHLMIHSLYSNKEIFLRELISNASDAADKLRFRALSAPELYAGDGELRVRLSFDKEQRTLTIADNGIGMRREEVIENLGTIAKSGTKAFLESIGSDQAKDSQLIGQFGVGFYSAFIVADKVTVRTRAAGAADDEGVFWESAGEGDYTIADITKETRGTEITLHLREGEDEYLDAWRLRSVIGKYSDHIALPVEIESKNEEDDTVTWEKINKAQALWTRSKADVTDEEYKEFYKHIAHDFTDPLSWSHNRVEGKQEYTSLLYIPAQAPWDMWNRDHKHGLKLYVQRVFIMDDAEQFMPNYLRFVRGLIDSNDLPLNVSREILQDSRVTQNLRGALTKRVLQMLDKLAKDDAEGYQKFWQQFGLVLKEGPAEDNGNQEAIAKLLRFATTHGDSSAQTVSLEEYVGRMAEGQEKIYYITADSYAAAKSSPHLELFRKKGIEVLLLSDRIDEWMMSYLTEFDGKPFQSVSKADEALDKLADETEEQKAAEKQLEPFIERVKTLLGDRVKDVRLTHRLTDTPAIVVTDADEMSTQMAKLFAAAGQQAPEVKYIFELNPEHALVKRASDVGDNEHFAEWIDLLLDQALLAERGTLEDPNLFIRRMNKLLSA; this is encoded by the coding sequence ATGAAAGGTCAAGAAACCCGCGGGTTCCAGTCTGAAGTAAAACAGCTGCTTCATTTGATGATCCATTCGCTGTACTCCAACAAAGAAATTTTCCTGCGCGAGCTGATTTCCAACGCCTCTGACGCCGCCGACAAGCTGCGCTTCCGCGCCCTGTCCGCGCCAGAGCTGTACGCCGGCGACGGCGAACTGCGCGTACGTTTGTCCTTCGATAAAGAGCAGCGCACCCTGACCATCGCCGACAACGGCATCGGCATGCGCCGCGAAGAAGTGATTGAAAACCTCGGCACCATCGCCAAGTCAGGCACCAAAGCGTTCCTGGAGTCCATCGGTTCCGATCAGGCGAAAGACAGCCAACTGATCGGCCAGTTCGGCGTCGGTTTCTATTCGGCGTTCATCGTGGCGGACAAAGTGACCGTGCGCACCCGCGCCGCCGGCGCCGCCGATGACGAAGGCGTGTTCTGGGAGTCCGCCGGCGAAGGCGACTACACCATCGCCGACATCACCAAAGAGACCCGCGGCACCGAAATCACCCTGCATCTGCGCGAAGGCGAAGATGAGTACCTCGACGCCTGGCGCCTGCGTTCGGTGATCGGCAAATATTCCGATCACATCGCCTTGCCGGTGGAGATCGAAAGCAAAAACGAAGAAGACGACACCGTCACCTGGGAGAAGATCAACAAGGCGCAGGCCCTGTGGACCCGCAGCAAGGCTGACGTGACCGACGAAGAGTACAAAGAGTTCTACAAACACATCGCCCACGACTTCACCGATCCGCTGAGCTGGAGCCACAACCGGGTGGAGGGCAAGCAGGAATACACCAGCCTGCTGTACATCCCGGCGCAGGCGCCGTGGGACATGTGGAACCGCGATCACAAGCACGGCCTGAAGCTGTATGTGCAGCGCGTGTTCATTATGGACGACGCCGAGCAGTTCATGCCGAACTACCTGCGCTTCGTGCGCGGCCTGATCGACTCCAACGATCTGCCGCTGAACGTGTCGCGCGAGATCCTGCAAGACAGCCGTGTGACGCAAAACCTGCGCGGCGCGCTGACCAAGCGCGTGCTGCAGATGCTGGACAAGCTGGCCAAAGACGACGCCGAAGGCTACCAGAAATTCTGGCAGCAGTTCGGTCTGGTGCTGAAAGAGGGCCCGGCGGAAGACAACGGCAACCAGGAAGCGATCGCCAAATTGCTGCGCTTCGCGACCACCCACGGCGACAGCTCGGCGCAGACCGTATCGCTGGAAGAGTACGTCGGCCGGATGGCGGAAGGCCAGGAGAAGATTTACTACATCACCGCCGACAGCTACGCCGCGGCCAAGAGCAGCCCGCACCTGGAGCTGTTCCGCAAGAAAGGCATCGAAGTGCTGCTGCTGTCCGATCGTATCGACGAGTGGATGATGAGCTACCTGACCGAGTTCGACGGCAAGCCGTTCCAGTCGGTCAGCAAGGCGGATGAAGCGCTGGATAAACTGGCGGATGAAACCGAAGAGCAGAAGGCCGCCGAGAAGCAGCTGGAACCATTCATCGAACGCGTGAAAACCCTGCTGGGCGATCGCGTGAAGGATGTGCGCCTGACGCACCGCCTGACCGATACGCCGGCGATCGTCGTGACCGACGCCGACGAAATGAGCACCCAGATGGCCAAGCTGTTCGCCGCCGCCGGCCAGCAGGCGCCGGAAGTGAAGTACATTTTCGAGCTTAATCCGGAACATGCTCTGGTCAAACGCGCATCCGACGTGGGCGATAACGAACATTTTGCTGAATGGATCGACCTGTTATTGGATCAGGCGCTGTTGGCTGAACGCGGCACGTTGGAGGATCCGAACCTGTTCATCCGCCGCATGAATAAGTTGCTGTCCGCCTAA
- the adk gene encoding adenylate kinase, translating into MRIILLGAPGAGKGTQAQFIMEKYGIPQISTGDMLRAAVKAGSELGKQAKEIMDAGKLVTDELVIALVKERIAQEDCRKGFLLDGFPRTIPQADAMKEAGINVDFVLEFDVPDELIVDRIVGRRVHAPSGRVYHVKFNPPQVEGKDDVTGEELTTRKDDQEETVRKRLVEYHQMTAPLISYYSKEAAAGNTQYRKIDGTRKVAEVSAELATILG; encoded by the coding sequence ATGCGTATCATTCTGCTGGGCGCTCCGGGCGCTGGTAAAGGTACTCAGGCTCAATTCATCATGGAGAAATACGGCATTCCGCAAATCTCCACCGGTGATATGTTGCGCGCAGCCGTGAAGGCCGGCAGTGAACTGGGCAAGCAGGCGAAAGAGATCATGGACGCCGGCAAGCTGGTGACCGATGAGCTGGTGATCGCGCTGGTCAAAGAGCGCATCGCTCAGGAAGATTGCCGCAAGGGCTTCCTGCTGGACGGTTTCCCACGCACCATTCCGCAGGCTGACGCGATGAAAGAAGCCGGCATCAACGTGGACTTCGTGCTGGAGTTCGACGTGCCGGACGAGCTGATCGTTGACCGCATCGTTGGCCGCCGCGTGCACGCGCCGTCCGGCCGCGTCTACCACGTGAAGTTCAATCCGCCGCAGGTGGAAGGCAAAGACGACGTGACCGGCGAAGAGCTGACCACGCGCAAGGACGATCAGGAAGAGACCGTGCGCAAGCGTCTGGTGGAATACCATCAGATGACCGCGCCGCTGATCTCTTACTACAGCAAAGAAGCGGCAGCGGGCAACACCCAATACCGCAAAATCGACGGCACCCGCAAGGTGGCCGAAGTGAGCGCAGAGCTGGCGACCATCCTCGGTTGA
- a CDS encoding sugar diacid recognition domain-containing protein, whose amino-acid sequence MLRQTNLLAEATARQIVQRAMGIISHSVNVMDSNGVIIASGNPQRLFQRHEGAVLALAENRVVEIDRATAEHLKGVRPGINLPFSFRNQRVGVIGISGEPAEVRAYAELVKMAAEMMVEQAALLDQHQWEKRYREELANQLLQPQPNTASLEAMAAYLGLDLRQARIVWIVELQEAQPHLLRELLAELEATQRDALIAITGFNEMTLLRPACMAQGEWSLKLERQQAQRLQNQLKHRFRVRLIVGGFYDDPQSAYRSSLTARATQAMAQRLKLRHATLFYHDYPLPSLLCDLGEDWRAQELGRPWRTLGEQDEKGVLRSTLRHYFSQNCDQTQTAAQLHIHVNTLRYRLQRIEAITGVKINQLTDSLRLFIGMLMHD is encoded by the coding sequence ATGCTCAGACAAACCAATCTTCTGGCGGAAGCCACCGCGCGCCAGATCGTCCAGCGGGCGATGGGCATCATCAGCCATTCCGTCAACGTGATGGACAGCAACGGCGTGATCATCGCCTCCGGCAACCCGCAGCGCCTGTTCCAGCGCCATGAAGGCGCGGTGCTGGCGCTGGCGGAGAATCGGGTGGTGGAAATCGACCGCGCCACCGCCGAGCACCTGAAGGGCGTGCGGCCCGGCATCAACCTGCCGTTCAGCTTTCGTAACCAGCGGGTGGGGGTGATTGGCATTTCCGGCGAACCGGCCGAGGTGCGCGCCTACGCCGAGTTGGTGAAGATGGCGGCGGAGATGATGGTAGAGCAGGCGGCGCTGCTGGATCAGCACCAGTGGGAAAAGCGCTACCGGGAAGAGCTGGCGAACCAGCTGCTGCAGCCGCAGCCGAACACGGCGTCGCTGGAAGCGATGGCGGCGTATCTGGGATTGGATCTGCGCCAGGCGCGCATCGTGTGGATCGTCGAACTGCAAGAGGCGCAGCCGCACCTGTTGCGCGAGCTGTTGGCGGAGCTGGAGGCCACCCAGCGCGACGCGTTGATCGCCATTACCGGCTTCAATGAAATGACCCTGTTGCGCCCGGCCTGCATGGCTCAGGGCGAATGGAGTTTGAAGCTGGAGCGCCAGCAGGCGCAGCGTTTGCAAAATCAGCTTAAACACCGCTTTCGGGTGCGGCTGATCGTCGGCGGTTTTTATGACGATCCGCAAAGCGCCTACCGTTCCAGCCTGACGGCGCGCGCCACCCAGGCAATGGCGCAGCGCCTGAAACTGCGTCACGCCACGCTGTTCTACCACGACTATCCGTTGCCGTCGCTGCTGTGCGATCTGGGAGAGGACTGGCGCGCGCAAGAGCTGGGGCGCCCCTGGCGGACGCTGGGCGAACAGGATGAAAAAGGCGTGCTGCGCAGTACGCTGCGCCACTATTTTTCGCAGAATTGTGATCAGACGCAGACCGCCGCGCAGCTGCATATTCACGTCAATACCCTGCGTTATCGCCTGCAGCGCATTGAAGCGATAACCGGCGTGAAAATCAATCAATTAACTGACTCTCTGCGGTTGTTTATCGGCATGCTGATGCACGACTGA